A window from Henckelia pumila isolate YLH828 unplaced genomic scaffold, ASM3356847v2 CTG_466, whole genome shotgun sequence encodes these proteins:
- the LOC140872554 gene encoding piriformospora indica-insensitive protein 2-like: protein MKKLESWSIFSNFMVCILCLSACCNGEDESVSAPMKNTEQEALYSAIQGFVGKWWNGSDLYPDPCGWTPIQGVSCDLFDGFWYVTDLSIGRIHDNSLICDQNVLQFSQHLFALKHLKSLSFFGCFVSPQRREIAIPAQNWEAFAESLMSLEFRSNPGLTGQIPVAFTELRNLESLVLTENGLSGEIPAGIGNLIYLKRLNLAGNRLKGKIPDKFGGLNRLLILDLSRNSLDGPLPLTFGGLTSLLKLDLSNNQLGGEIPQEIASLKNLKLLDLSNNKLSGELTKSLQELTSLEELVLSNNPIGGSLANLEWRNLVGLGALDVSNMILTGGIPESLVELKGLRFLGLNDNKLTGDVSSNLANLPNVTSIYIHGNNLTGELRFSKWFYEKMGRRFGAWGNPNLCYPIGLVPPNYVPFGVKLCQQEVTKLETTMDNPSKIGDGIWNQESNPMISLGFRSRDVGRLLGFVIEMLVVLIGYLAVL from the exons ATGAAAAAGCTGGAATCTTGGAGTATTTTTTCGAATTTTATGGTGTGCATACTTTGTCTGAGTGCATGTTGTAATGGAGAAGATGAAAGCGTGTCAGCTCCAATGAAGAACACAGAACAAGAAGCTCTGTATTCTGCGATTCAAGGCTTTGTGGGCAAATGGTGGAATGGTTCCGACCTTTATCCAGATCCTTGTGGATGGACTCCTATCCAG GGTGTTTCTTGTGATCTATTCGATGGATTTTGGTATGTGACTGATTTGAGCATTGGACGTATTCATGACAACTCCCTCATTTGCGACCAAAATGTGCTACAATTCAGCCAACACTTGTTTGCGCTAAAGCACTTGAAATCCCTTTCGTTCTTCGGTTGCTTCGTGTCTCCGCAACGCCGGGAGATTGCGATCCCTGCTCAGAATTGGGAAGCTTTTGCAGAGAGCCTAATGTCACTGGAATTCAGATCCAATCCCGGCCTCACGGGGCAGATTCCGGTTGCTTTTACGGAGCTGAGGAATCTAGAGTCATTAGTCCTGACGGAAAATGGTCTCTCCGGCGAGATCCCGGCTGGTATCGGAAACTTGATATATTTAAAAAGGTTGAATCTTGCTGGTAACAGATTGAAAGGGAAGATCCCAGATAAATTTGGAGGGCTAAACCGTCTCTTGATTCTTGATTTGAGTAGAAATTCACTTGATGGTCCATTGCCGTTGACTTTTGGAGGGTTGACCTCCCTCTTGAAGCTTGACTTGAGCAACAACCAATTGGGAGGGGAAATCCCACAAGAGATTGCGAGTCTCAAGAATTTGAAGCTCTTAGACCTCAGCAACAACAAATTATCCGGAGAGTTGACCAAATCACTCCAAGAGTTGACTTCTTTGGAGGAATTGGTTCTCTCCAACAACCCCATCGGTGGTAGCCTCGCCAACCTGGAGTGGCGTAATCTGGTGGGATTGGGCGCATTAGACGTATCCAATATGATCCTGACGGGTGGCATCCCGGAGTCCCTCGTCGAGCTAAAAGGGCTAAGATTTCTCGGACTCAACGATAACAAGCTGACAGGGGATGTCTCCTCAAATCTTGCAAACTTGCCAAATGTGACTTCAATTTACATACATGGGAATAACTTGACGGGGGAACTTAGGTTCTCTAAATGGTTTTATGAGAAAATGGGGAGGAGATTTGGTGCATGGGGGAATCCAAATCTGTGTTATCCCATTGGATTGGTGCCTCCAAATTATGTCCCCTTCGGAGTAAAATTGTGTCAGCAAGAAGTTACCAAACTCGAGACAACTATGGATAATCCATCCAAGATTGGTGATGGGATTTGGAATCAAGAATCAAATCCCATGATTTCTTTGGGATTCCGATCGAGGGATGTTGGTAGATTATTAGGTTTTGTGATTGAAATGTTGGTGGTTTTGATTGGTTATCTTGCGGTCCTTTAA
- the LOC140872670 gene encoding uncharacterized protein gives MKFIYALTGWEGSAADARVLRDAIHRQNGLKVPRGQYYLCDNGYGNVEGFLTPYRKVRYHRDAWGNRSIGPQNYKEFFNAKHCSARNVIERAFGLLKRRWAILRSPSFYPLKVQNRIIMACILIHNFIRMEMPDDPFLDAEDACVDPNNDIEDLFIENIESSPAWDMWRENLATSMYSHA, from the exons ATGAAATTCATTTATGCATTAACTGGTTGGGAAGGATCGGCAGCAGATGCTAGGGTACTTCGAGATGCAATTCATCGACAAAATGGGCTTAAAGTACCACGAG GTCAATACTACTTATGTGACAACGGATATGGCAATGTAGAAGGTTTTTTAACACCATATAGGAAAGTGCGATACCACAGGGATGCATGGGGAAATAGGTCCATTGGTCCACAAAATTACAAGGAGTTCTTCAATGCAAAGCACTGTTCTGCACGGAATGTAATAGAAAGAGCATTTGGATTACTGAAAAGAAGATGGGCCATCTTGCGGAGTCCATCGTTTTACCCATTGAAAGTTCAAAATCGAATTATCATGGCATGCATTCTCATACATAATTTCATTCGAATGGAAATGCCAGATGATCCTTTCCTAGATGCCGAGGATGCATGTGTTGATCCCAATAACGATATTGAAGATCTTTTCATTGAAAATATTGAGTCCTCTCCGGCTTGGGATATGTGGAGAGAGAATTTAGCAACGTCAATGTATTCGCATGcatga